The sequence below is a genomic window from Poseidonibacter antarcticus.
TAACCGTAGTTTCCCATGCCATTAAATTTGCCATAGAAATCAAAGATGTTACATGAGAACCTGAACCAAAAATCAATAAAGAGTATGGCTTTTGAATTGTTTGATAAAATCTTTCATTTTCAAGTTTTGTTTCAATGCTCTCATCAATAATTTCAAAACTAAAGTCTTTAATCGACCTACTTAAAGTCTTTCCTATATTATCAAGAGAAATACCTAAGGCACCATAATTCTCAGCGTAAAAAAAAGGCTGAATCAAATATCTACTAATACCATGGCCTGATTTCTTATCTTTAGGTGTATTTTCAAAATGTAGAGACTCACGTGATTGTAAAACTTCTTTACCAAAAGCATAAATCTTATTATGTAAAGAAGGACTTCCTAAGACACCTATAAATTCTTCATTTGAATTTATAAGTATCATATTTCCAGCTTTTGAATAAGTAGATCCAAGTGTTTGAATAACACTCGCACCCACAATATCTAAACCTTTTTGTCTACTACTTTCAATAAATTTTAAATACT
It includes:
- a CDS encoding XdhC family protein translates to MFCNKEYLKFIESSRQKGLDIVGASVIQTLGSTYSKAGNMILINSNEEFIGVLGSPSLHNKIYAFGKEVLQSRESLHFENTPKDKKSGHGISRYLIQPFFYAENYGALGISLDNIGKTLSRSIKDFSFEIIDESIETKLENERFYQTIQKPYSLLIFGSGSHVTSLISMANLMAWETTVIDREIKEEYVNEADNLIKLENLKDILSYDLSSYNAAVILSHCPNTDDTYLEALLDSNVEYIGILGNKKNMQKKREQFNLQDDKRYFAPVGFDIGGNTHQSIALSICAQIEARKNGKI